The following are encoded in a window of Castanea sativa cultivar Marrone di Chiusa Pesio chromosome 5, ASM4071231v1 genomic DNA:
- the LOC142635228 gene encoding uncharacterized protein LOC142635228, translated as MGHKFCYLGHRRWLDLDQNFREEGMLFDGSNDTQLAPVPPVASQIISDTEHLVGRCLGRKCQLANNKRKRGEADQSGWKKRSILFTLPYWEDHKLRHNLDMMHIEKNVMDNILGTLLNLKDQTKDNSKARLDLADMGIRTQLHLQRRSDDKYIIPPACFHMSSLERDGFLQVLKDVTVPDGYASNISRRMNMKERKISGLKSHDNHILMQQLFPIALRGSLPSHVTRPLIKLACFFREICSKILSVSDIATVEADIVVTLCELEKIFPPSFFTVMVHLVMHLVAEAKIGGPMHYRWMYPIERYLGGLKSYVRNRAALEWSIAEGYIVEECLTFCSRYMEGVETIFNQPTRMIEESTGVVSIVMSLTTVDREREGVSDTLAALSKWPYNYVKRLNHYVINGLKLRSVKDEVNRKTQNSGVSVATDGGITYYGVLSDIIELNYSENIKHVLFKCKWVDDQNRRG; from the exons ATGGGCCATAAATTCTGTTACTTGGGTCATAGACGATGGTTGGATCTTGACCAAAATTTCCGGGAAGAAGGTATGTTATTCGATGGATCTAATGATACGCAATTGGCTCCTGTACCACCAGTCGCGTCACAAATTATTTCAGACACTGAACATTTAGTTGGACGTTGTCTGGGAAGGAAATGTCAACTTGCtaacaataaaagaaagagaggggaGGCAGATCAAAGTGGTTGGAAGAAGAGAAGTATATTGTTCACCTTGCCTTACTGGGAGGATCACAAGTTGCGACACAATCTTGATATGATGCATATAGAGAAGAATGTGATGGACAATATACTTGGCACACTGTTGAACTTGAAGGATCAAACAAAGGATAATTCTAAGGCACGCCTTGACTTGGCGGACATGGGGATAAGGACTCAACTGCACCTACAACGAAGAAGTGATGATAAGTATATTATACCACCCGCTTGTTTTCATATGAGTTCATTGGAGAGAGATGGTTTCTTGCAAGTTTTGAAGGATGTAACAGTGCCTGATGGGTACGCTTCCAATATCTCACGCCGTATGAATATGAAAGAACGCAAGATTTCTGGTTTGAAGAGTCATGATAATCACATCTTGATGCAGCAACTTTTTCCCATAGCATTACGTGGGTCTTTGCCATCTCATGTTACTAGGCCTTTGATAAAGTTAGCTTGTTTCTTCAGAGAAATTTGTTCCAAAATCCTTAGTGTTTCAGATATTGCGACTGTTGAGGCAGACATTGTAGTGACGTTGTGTGAATTGGAAAAGATATTTCCTCCATCCTTCTTTACAGTAATGGTACATTTGGTCATGCACTTAGTTGCTGAAGCCAAGATTGGTGGTCCAATGCACTACCGGTGGATGTATCCCATTGAGAG GTACCTCGGAGGCCTTAAGTCTTACGTACGAAATAGAGCTGCTCTAGAATGGTCTATTGCTGAAGGATACATAGTAGAGGAGTGCTTAACATTTTGTTCACGGTATATGGAAGGAGTTGAAACTATATTCAATCAACCGACCAGGATGATTGAGGAGTCAACAGGGGTTGTTTCAATC GTGATGTCATTGACTACTGTTGATAGGGAAAGGGAGGGAGTTAGTGATACCCTTGCTGCACTGTCCAAATGGCCATATAATTATGTAAAGCGGCTGAATCATTATGTCATAAATGGCTTAAAACTTAGGAGTGTCAAAGATGAGGTAAACAGAAAAACGCAAAATAGTGGAGTTAGTGTCGCTACTGATGGTGGCATTACATACTATGGTGTTTTAAGTGATATAATCGAGTTGAATTATTCTGAGAATATCAAACATGTGTTATTCAAGTGTAAATGGGTTGATGACCAAAATAGGAGAGGATAG
- the LOC142635229 gene encoding uncharacterized protein LOC142635229, with translation MDKSWMDKKRGSREYFEVLPNVARDHCWGSGMLNNYKVWKFHGESAAATTATICESSHVQETLNEYGDFRGMLHDLCPPHEMAPEPMEEGPTVQHAAEGLNDEANKFYKMIDDVDKPLYECCTKFSIFSAIVALFQLKTLCGWTNKSFTMLLQVLKDLLPLDAKLPKDHYEAKKIIRDLGLGYEKIHVCPNDCILFWKDNVNLDECPCCTASRWKTNEASVASKNASSNKRNKKAAKILRWFPLKPRLQQLFLSLDLASFMKWHVNGRTNDGVMRHPADSEAWKMFDTKHLEFSSDPRNVRLGLAADGFNPFGIMSTSHSTWSVMLVPYNLPPWLCIKRSSLILSAVIPGPTSPGLAIDVYLQPLVEELRELWDAGVQAYDASSKEIFQLRAALMWTVNDFLAYADLSG, from the exons atggataaaagttggatggACAAGAAGAGGggttcaagggaatattttgaaG TACTGCCAAATGTGGCACGTGATCATTGTTGGGGTTCGGGGATGCTTAACAATTACAAAGTTTGGAAATTTCATGGGGAATCGGCGGCTGCCACGACGGCTACCATATGTGAGAGCTCTCATGTGCAAGAAACCCTAAATGAATATGGTGATTTTCGTGGGATGTTGCACGATTTGTGCCCCCCGCATGAAATGGCACCTGAACCAATGGAAGAAGGTCCAACTGTGCAACATGCGGCTGAAGGGCTGAATGATGAGGCCAATAAGTTTTACAAGATGATAGATGATGTAGACAAACCTTTATATGAATGTTgtacaaaatttagcattttctcaGCCATTGTTGCGTTGTTCCAGTTGAAGACTCTGTGTGGTTGGACGAACAAGTCATTTACTATGTTGCTTCAAGTTTTGAAGGATTTACTTCCTTTAGATGCCAAGTTGCCAAAAGACCATTATGAGGCTAAAAAGATAATCCGAGActtgggtttgggttatgagaAGATTCATGTTTGTCCCAATGACTGCATACTATTTTGGAAGGACAATGTTAACCTCGACGAGTGTCCTTGTTGTACCGCTTCAAGGTGGAAAACAAATGAGGCATCTGTTGCTAGTAAAAATGCTTCATCGAATAAGAGAAACAAGAAAGCTGCAAAGATCCTACGGTGGTTCCCTTTAAAGCCAAGATTGCAACAGCTATTTCTTTCACTCGATTTGGCTAGTTTTATGAAATGGCATGTTAATGGTCGTACTAATGATGGGGTTATGCGGCATCCTGCTGACTCCGAGGCATGGAAAATGTTTGACACTAAGCATTTAGAGTTCTCATCTGACCCTCGTAATGTCAGACTTGGATTAGCTGCGGATGGGTTCAACCCCTTTGGAATTATGAGTACTAGTCACAGTACATGGTCTGTCATGTTGGTCCCCTACAATCTCCCACCTTGGCTGTGCATAAAACGGTCATCTTTGATTCTATCAGCGGTTATTCCTGGTCCTACCTCACCAGGGCTTGCTATAGATGTGTACTTGCAACCATTAGTAGAAGAACTAAGGGAGTTATGGGATGCTGGAGTACAGGCATACGATGCATCTTCAAAAGAAATATTCCAATTGCGTGCAGCATTGATGTGGACTGTAAATGATTTTCTTGCATACGCAGATTTGTCGGGTTAG